A region of Vitis vinifera cultivar Pinot Noir 40024 chromosome 15, ASM3070453v1 DNA encodes the following proteins:
- the LOC104881716 gene encoding uncharacterized protein LOC104881716, translating into MHCRILNGMDKENRKHFLSPNFVSDVEKKRGSLSPKYICDNLWKYFKNTRLCTYEQLFIPICRKNHWYLIILNIHAKRIELLDSLIDGRKKRMDAFIEKLVNILSTVIGIQERRPSVDMIEFEFVVPEVVQQLNPTDCGIFVMKFMQLWSNGGISRAIANVLYLNYIPV; encoded by the exons ATGCATTGTCGAATTTTGAATGGTATGGATAAAGAAAATAGGAAGCATTTCTTATCTCCAAACTTTGTG tCTGATGTGGAAAAGAAGAGGGGTTCCTTATCTCCAAAATACATATGTGacaatttatggaaatatttcaaaaatactcGGTTGTGCACATATGAACag TTGTTCATACCAATATGCAGGAAAAATCATtggtatttaataattttgaatattcatgCGAAAAGAATCGAGTTATTGGATTCATTAATTGACGGAAGGAAAAAACGGATGGATGCCTTCATAGAGAAACTG GTGAACATTTTGTCAACTGTCATTGGGATTCAAGAAAGAAGACCATCAGTGGACATGatagaatttgaatttgttgttcCAGAAGTTGTCCAACAATTGAATCC AACGGATTGTGGCATATTTGTAATGAAGTTTATGCAATTATGGAGTAACGGTGGAATTTCTCGTGCAATTGCAAatgtattatatttaaattatattccaGTTTAG